A segment of the Aureimonas sp. SA4125 genome:
CCGCGGCGAAGGTGCACCGGATCAGGCGGTGTTGATCGATCTTGCCGGCCGGCGTTTCTACTTCTTCTTCGTCGAGATTTGGCCGCAGGAATTCTACTATGTCGCGGGCCTCCTCATCATGGCGGGCCTCGGGCTCTTCCTCGTCACTTCGGTCGCCGGGCGTGCCTGGTGTGGCTATGCCTGTCCGCAGACCGTCTGGGTCGATCTCTTTCTCGTCGTCGAACGCTTCTTCGAGGGCGACCGCAACAAGCGCATCGCCCTCGACAAGGCGCCGATGTCGCCGGGCAAGTTCGGCAAGCGCTTCGCCAAGCACGCGGTCTGGCTCGCCATCGCGGTCCTGACCGGCGGCGCCTGGATCTTCTACTTCGCCGACGCGCCGACACTTCTGCGCGATGTCGTGACCCTCGATGCCTCGGGGGCGGCCTATACGACGATCGCCATCCTGACCGCGACGACCTATGTCTTCGGCGGCTTCATGCGCGAACAGGTCTGCACCTACATGTGCCCCTGGCCACGCATCCAGGCGGCCATGCTCGACGAGCAGTCGCTGACCGTCACCTACAACGACTGGCGCGGCGAGCCGCGCTCGCGGCACCAGAAGAAGGCGCTGGCGCTGGGCCAGCCGGTCGGCGACTGCGTCGACTGCAATGCCTGCGTCGCGGTCTGCCCGATGGGCATCGACATCCGCGAGGGGCAGCAGATGGAGTGCATCACCTGCGCCCTCTGCATCGACGCCTGCGATTCCGTGATGGATCACCTGGGGCGCGAGCGGGGCCTGATTTCCTACGCGACGCTCGCCGACTACGATGCCAACATGACGCTCGCCCGCGGCGGGGGCGAGACGATCGAACCGGCACGGGTCCGCGACCCCGTCACGGGCAGACTGCGGGAGGGAGTCGCGCATTTTCGCTGGCGCCACATGGCCCGGCCTCGCACGCTCGTCTATCTCGTTCTCTGGTCTGCCATCGGGGTAGGGATGGCCTACTCGCTCGCCACGCGCGACCAGCTGACGACGTCTGTCCAGCATGACCGAAATCCGGTCTACGTCCTTCTCAGCGATGGTGGCGTGCGCAATGCCTACACGGTCAAGATCGCCAACATGACGAATGTCCCACGCCTGGTGACGGTGGCCGTCGAGGGCCTGCCCGGCGCCGTCGTCGCCGCTCCCGGCCGCACGCTCGATGGCGGCGGGGTTTCGGTCGAGGTACCGCGCGACCGGGTGGAGATGGTCCGGCTCCTCGTCTCGCAGCCCGCAGCAGCGGTGA
Coding sequences within it:
- the ccoG gene encoding cytochrome c oxidase accessory protein CcoG; the encoded protein is MLVHNSVDRLNAEPVNSADRRGPLFAAREKIHPKRAEGSYRRLKWIIMAVTLAIYYATPWIRWDRGEGAPDQAVLIDLAGRRFYFFFVEIWPQEFYYVAGLLIMAGLGLFLVTSVAGRAWCGYACPQTVWVDLFLVVERFFEGDRNKRIALDKAPMSPGKFGKRFAKHAVWLAIAVLTGGAWIFYFADAPTLLRDVVTLDASGAAYTTIAILTATTYVFGGFMREQVCTYMCPWPRIQAAMLDEQSLTVTYNDWRGEPRSRHQKKALALGQPVGDCVDCNACVAVCPMGIDIREGQQMECITCALCIDACDSVMDHLGRERGLISYATLADYDANMTLARGGGETIEPARVRDPVTGRLREGVAHFRWRHMARPRTLVYLVLWSAIGVGMAYSLATRDQLTTSVQHDRNPVYVLLSDGGVRNAYTVKIANMTNVPRLVTVAVEGLPGAVVAAPGRTLDGGGVSVEVPRDRVEMVRLLVSQPAAAVTDERQDFFVTVTDTAGGESSRAAAVFQSPEEARR